Proteins co-encoded in one Sulfuricystis thermophila genomic window:
- a CDS encoding RNA polymerase sigma factor FliA: MYTAQGTLEKERLIDRYAPLVKRIAWHLMARLPASVDVDDLVQNGMLGLLDALGRFEEGMGAQFETYAMQRIRGAMLDGLRENDWLPRTVRKEMRRVETVLQKLEHENGRPPSESELAATLGMSLADYQHLLQEARGHQILYLEDLAVENEDFLDRHEAGTAPDPLALLEESDTRAALVAAIEKLPERERLMMALYYEQDLNLREIGAVMGVTESRVCQLHAQAVARLRTVLVGEQGTLAHTAKRRGRRPRALSNPSNGHHG; encoded by the coding sequence TTGTACACAGCGCAGGGCACGCTCGAAAAGGAGCGGCTGATCGATCGATACGCGCCGCTCGTCAAGCGCATCGCCTGGCATTTGATGGCCAGACTGCCGGCCAGTGTGGATGTCGATGACCTGGTGCAAAACGGCATGCTGGGGCTCCTCGACGCGCTCGGACGCTTCGAGGAAGGTATGGGCGCCCAGTTCGAGACCTATGCGATGCAGCGCATCCGTGGCGCGATGCTCGATGGCTTGCGCGAAAACGACTGGCTGCCACGCACGGTGCGCAAGGAAATGCGTCGCGTCGAAACGGTGTTGCAAAAACTCGAGCATGAAAATGGTCGCCCGCCCAGCGAAAGCGAACTCGCCGCGACGCTCGGCATGTCGCTGGCCGACTATCAGCACCTGTTGCAGGAGGCGCGCGGCCACCAGATCCTCTATCTCGAAGACCTGGCCGTCGAGAACGAAGATTTCCTCGATCGCCATGAGGCCGGGACCGCGCCCGATCCGCTCGCGCTGCTCGAAGAAAGCGATACCCGCGCAGCGCTGGTCGCCGCGATCGAAAAACTGCCGGAGCGCGAGCGACTGATGATGGCGCTCTATTACGAACAGGATCTCAATCTGCGCGAGATCGGCGCCGTGATGGGTGTCACCGAGTCGCGCGTCTGCCAGTTGCATGCCCAGGCCGTGGCGCGCTTGCGTACCGTGCTGGTGGGTGAGCAAGGGACGCTCGCGCACACGGCCAAACGGCGCGGGCGCAGACCGCGCGCTCTTTCCAACCCGTCGAACGGACATCATGGATAA
- a CDS encoding flagellar motor protein: MDKISIAGLALGLAAILLGQVLEGGHIGSLLQPTAFLIVIGGTVGAVMLQSPWQVFLTGIKMGRWIFVPPATDAKALIDQIVTWSHIARKEGLLALEAQIPLVPDPFMQKGLQHLVDGVEPENLREVLEVEIGAHEAQLKLAAKIWESAGGYAPTIGILGAVMGLIHVMENLTDPSKLGAGIAVAFVATIYGVGSANLIFLPIAKKLFANIARLVSLREMFVDGLVGIANGDNPRIIESRLEGYVV; encoded by the coding sequence ATGGATAAGATCAGCATCGCGGGTTTGGCGCTCGGCCTGGCAGCCATCCTGCTTGGCCAAGTGCTCGAAGGCGGGCACATCGGTTCGCTGCTGCAGCCCACCGCGTTCCTCATCGTCATCGGCGGCACTGTCGGCGCCGTGATGCTGCAAAGTCCCTGGCAGGTCTTCCTCACCGGGATCAAGATGGGCAGGTGGATCTTCGTCCCGCCGGCGACGGATGCCAAGGCGCTGATCGATCAGATCGTCACCTGGAGTCACATCGCGCGCAAGGAGGGGCTGCTGGCGCTGGAGGCGCAGATTCCGCTGGTGCCCGACCCCTTCATGCAGAAAGGCTTGCAGCATCTCGTCGATGGCGTGGAGCCGGAAAACCTGCGCGAGGTGCTCGAAGTCGAGATCGGCGCTCATGAAGCGCAACTGAAGCTCGCCGCGAAGATCTGGGAATCGGCCGGCGGCTACGCGCCGACCATCGGCATCCTCGGCGCCGTAATGGGCTTGATCCACGTGATGGAAAACCTCACCGATCCTTCGAAGCTGGGCGCGGGCATCGCGGTGGCCTTCGTTGCGACGATTTACGGTGTCGGTTCCGCGAACCTGATCTTCCTACCGATCGCCAAGAAGCTGTTCGCCAACATCGCCCGCCTCGTCAGCTTGCGCGAGATGTTCGTCGATGGCCTGGTCGGCATCGCCAATGGAGACAATCCACGCATCATCGAAAGCAGGCTCGAGGGCTATGTGGTCTGA